From a single Pigmentibacter ruber genomic region:
- a CDS encoding DUF6178 family protein, with protein sequence MFMVYTPKILSEEMESLELFRNKSIFQDVTPQSAWKLLEPENPLAPAVLDINWLITQPLLPFLVQVAPAHLIYRSIIAHGIEDSLEVIEWIRGEQLQKVLDFDLWQTPLDHNSGEISFAKALSWVRVWLEIGSNFAAKRFFELDEETIVLVLSKFFQIIPEGVGIISDDIRENWLKTLDNRFYLQINDEDPEAFEILKPFIDDLYSYNPRIAASTFAHAAMLIRQESLADGLKWKEARLSDQGFVSKEEAQEILKPKDFQVLKKSLAFEIELEKKKQEVLGKYPKKLSDAANLNSDLEVTDQVIHFLGTLEPEEGIRYMQLALGMDELKKISGSSNIDPSYFYEDDDFIAEAGEKIVALCNKILTKIEFHKVNINNTREVLFIEEVFSYLVKQNMHDAMQLKERIARTSNVIVSAYMQNIDNQSISYALQVERGALNIGLQYVLQNKSEFPILLDKVLPDVELAAFFLSTVGPEFVFHIGWNLIYSIPKELSKEIIFLDAAHEKLRNKLNTIQKIKLFDGTEYTIGLDKLIEKHRFADAKKWLSSVEGLLPIEIYLVLESFFDRVPMLCELNTTKAKFSNKLLPATKPFETLQEINLAKEFIQNIGYNFGV encoded by the coding sequence ATGTTCATGGTTTACACGCCAAAAATTTTGTCTGAAGAGATGGAGTCTTTAGAGCTCTTTCGCAATAAAAGCATTTTTCAGGATGTAACGCCTCAATCTGCTTGGAAATTATTAGAACCAGAAAATCCCTTAGCTCCAGCTGTATTAGATATAAACTGGCTTATAACTCAACCTTTATTACCGTTTCTAGTACAAGTTGCGCCTGCTCATCTTATTTACAGAAGTATAATAGCTCATGGTATAGAAGATTCTCTGGAAGTTATTGAATGGATCAGAGGTGAGCAGTTACAAAAGGTGCTAGATTTTGATCTTTGGCAAACCCCATTAGATCATAATTCTGGGGAAATTTCATTTGCTAAAGCCCTATCGTGGGTAAGAGTTTGGCTTGAAATAGGTTCAAATTTTGCTGCAAAGAGGTTCTTTGAATTAGATGAGGAAACTATTGTACTAGTTTTGTCAAAGTTTTTCCAAATAATCCCTGAAGGAGTTGGTATTATATCTGATGATATTCGTGAAAACTGGCTTAAAACTTTGGATAATAGATTTTATTTGCAGATAAATGATGAAGATCCTGAAGCGTTTGAAATATTAAAGCCTTTTATTGACGATTTATACTCTTATAACCCTAGAATAGCAGCCTCCACATTTGCACATGCTGCAATGCTTATTCGGCAAGAATCTTTGGCAGATGGATTAAAATGGAAGGAAGCTAGGCTCTCTGATCAAGGATTTGTATCAAAAGAAGAGGCACAAGAAATCTTAAAGCCAAAAGATTTTCAGGTATTAAAAAAATCTTTAGCTTTTGAAATTGAATTGGAAAAGAAAAAACAAGAAGTTTTAGGAAAATATCCAAAAAAGTTGTCAGATGCTGCAAATTTAAATTCTGATTTAGAAGTAACAGATCAAGTCATTCATTTTTTAGGTACTTTAGAGCCTGAAGAAGGTATTCGTTATATGCAATTAGCATTAGGAATGGATGAATTAAAAAAGATTTCAGGCTCAAGCAATATTGACCCCAGTTACTTTTATGAAGATGATGATTTTATCGCAGAAGCTGGGGAAAAAATTGTAGCGTTATGCAATAAAATTTTAACTAAAATTGAGTTTCATAAAGTAAATATAAACAATACTCGTGAAGTTTTATTTATAGAAGAAGTATTTTCTTATCTAGTAAAACAAAATATGCACGATGCAATGCAATTAAAGGAAAGAATAGCAAGAACTTCTAATGTAATTGTCTCAGCTTATATGCAAAATATAGACAACCAATCTATATCTTACGCTTTGCAAGTTGAAAGAGGTGCGTTAAATATTGGTTTGCAATACGTACTCCAAAACAAATCAGAATTTCCTATTTTGCTCGATAAAGTATTGCCAGATGTGGAGTTAGCTGCTTTCTTTTTAAGCACTGTTGGTCCTGAGTTTGTATTTCATATAGGCTGGAACTTGATTTATTCTATACCAAAAGAATTGAGTAAAGAAATTATCTTTCTTGATGCTGCTCATGAAAAATTGCGAAATAAGTTAAACACTATTCAAAAAATTAAATTGTTTGACGGGACTGAGTACACTATTGGTCTTGATAAATTGATAGAAAAGCATAGATTTGCTGATGCAAAGAAATGGTTATCTAGCGTAGAGGGGCTTTTACCTATTGAAATTTATTTAGTTCTGGAAAGTTTTTTTGATAGAGTTCCTATGCTCTGTGAGTTAAATACAACAAAAGCTAAATTTTCCAATAAATTATTGCCAGCAACAAAACCGTTTGAAACTTTACAAGAGATAAATTTGGCAAAAGAATTTATTCAAAATATTGGTTATAATTTTGGGGTATAA
- the mnmA gene encoding tRNA 2-thiouridine(34) synthase MnmA has product MKKRVLVAMSGGVDSSVAAALLVEKGYDVIGVTMQLWDYSQNETSCDPNSKFDTCCSLDDVADARMVAHKLGIPFYVFDYQDDFKENVVDYFTDEYLKGRTPNPCVACNTFLKFDHLLDRAQRLGCDYVATGHYAKIVYDESYGQYKLLKGLDSHKDQSYFLYSMTQERLAKVLFPLGELTKPEVRVIAEKYGLINASKKESMEICFIPNNDYAKFIANRVQESDLIKGSIKHEDGQILSEHDGIHQFTVGQRKGLKISYPNPLYVTRIDSETGTVFVGEEKYLYRSGFSFKKFHSIRNIRNESQFEVKIRYRSSPCSAIIDMSSDKVTLKFLSPQKSVTPGQIAVLYKDNEVLGGGFIDKVFE; this is encoded by the coding sequence ATGAAAAAAAGAGTTCTTGTCGCAATGTCTGGTGGCGTTGATAGCTCAGTAGCAGCTGCTTTATTGGTTGAAAAAGGGTATGATGTTATTGGGGTAACAATGCAGCTTTGGGATTACTCCCAAAATGAAACCAGTTGTGACCCAAATAGTAAATTTGATACTTGCTGCAGTTTAGATGATGTCGCTGATGCAAGAATGGTAGCACATAAATTGGGAATTCCTTTTTACGTTTTTGATTATCAAGATGATTTTAAAGAAAATGTAGTTGATTATTTTACTGACGAATATCTTAAAGGAAGAACACCTAATCCTTGTGTTGCATGTAATACTTTTCTTAAATTTGATCATTTATTAGATAGAGCTCAACGTCTAGGATGTGACTATGTTGCAACTGGGCATTACGCCAAAATTGTTTATGATGAATCATATGGGCAATATAAATTATTAAAAGGTCTTGATTCTCATAAGGATCAAAGTTACTTTTTATATTCCATGACTCAAGAGAGGCTTGCGAAAGTTTTATTTCCATTAGGTGAACTAACAAAGCCTGAAGTAAGAGTTATTGCTGAAAAATACGGTTTAATAAATGCTTCTAAAAAAGAGAGCATGGAAATTTGTTTTATTCCAAATAATGATTATGCAAAGTTTATTGCAAATAGAGTCCAAGAATCAGACTTGATTAAAGGCTCTATTAAACATGAGGATGGCCAAATACTTAGCGAACATGATGGAATACATCAATTTACAGTAGGACAAAGAAAAGGTTTAAAAATTTCTTATCCAAATCCTCTCTATGTAACAAGAATAGATTCTGAAACAGGAACTGTTTTTGTTGGTGAAGAAAAGTATCTTTATCGTTCGGGTTTTTCGTTTAAAAAATTTCATTCTATACGAAATATTCGAAATGAATCTCAGTTTGAAGTGAAAATACGTTATCGTTCTTCACCTTGTTCTGCTATTATTGATATGAGTTCTGATAAAGTTACTTTGAAATTTCTTTCTCCTCAAAAATCTGTAACACCAGGTCAAATTGCTGTTTTATACAAGGATAATGAAGTTCTTGGAGGCGGATTTATTGATAAGGTTTTTGAGTAA
- the rnc gene encoding ribonuclease III, with amino-acid sequence MLEKRLSLLKIHLREFNFNKLSKVFPQIEANIDKLGEIQGHRYNDKKLAAISLVHRSSLVYWPNDKSGIFSNERLEFLGDAFLSFFIASEAMIQHKSLQEGDLSRLRAAIVGTENLASKSRDLGVGDCLLVGKAEMNSNPQRRDNVLADAFESITAALLLDAGEEKVHSWLLKVFAEDIQEGPNILLKFDAKSKLQQWTQGIIGVPPVYKTIGTEGTPQETFFIVAAFIGNTEIGRAVAASKREASKKVAENIVDKIETGKLTKEMIISFFGREK; translated from the coding sequence ATGTTAGAGAAGCGTCTCTCCTTATTAAAAATTCATTTACGTGAATTTAATTTTAATAAGTTAAGTAAAGTATTTCCGCAAATCGAAGCAAATATTGATAAATTAGGTGAAATTCAAGGTCATCGTTATAATGATAAGAAATTAGCCGCTATTTCTTTAGTCCATCGCTCTTCATTAGTTTACTGGCCTAATGATAAATCAGGTATTTTTTCTAATGAAAGGCTTGAATTTTTAGGAGATGCTTTTTTAAGTTTTTTTATTGCCTCAGAAGCTATGATTCAACACAAATCACTCCAAGAAGGTGATTTATCAAGATTAAGAGCAGCTATAGTTGGGACTGAAAATTTAGCTTCAAAAAGTCGTGATCTTGGTGTAGGAGATTGTCTCCTCGTAGGAAAAGCTGAAATGAATTCTAATCCCCAGCGAAGAGATAATGTTTTAGCTGACGCGTTTGAATCTATTACGGCAGCACTTTTGCTCGATGCTGGTGAAGAAAAGGTTCATTCTTGGTTGCTAAAGGTTTTTGCTGAAGATATTCAAGAAGGTCCGAATATTTTGCTTAAATTTGATGCAAAAAGTAAATTGCAGCAGTGGACTCAAGGAATTATTGGAGTGCCTCCTGTGTACAAAACGATTGGCACTGAAGGAACACCACAAGAAACCTTCTTTATTGTTGCTGCCTTTATTGGAAATACAGAAATTGGACGAGCAGTAGCAGCGAGTAAAAGGGAAGCTAGCAAAAAAGTAGCAGAAAATATTGTAGATAAAATTGAAACAGGAAAATTAACAAAAGAAATGATTATAAGTTTTTTTGGTAGGGAAAAATGA